One window of Acidobacteriota bacterium genomic DNA carries:
- a CDS encoding CoA transferase, with protein sequence MTRPLEGVRILAVSQFGAGPYGTLMLADLGAEIIKIEDPGTNGDVSRGVPPSTIENDSLYFQCFNRNKRSLQLDLGTPEGMEIFHRLVSISHGVFNNLRGDVPAKLGITFDSLKMHNPAIVCCSLSAYGRTGAAARMPGYDPLMQASEGYMSLTGGPDDGPIKCGVSVIDFAAGLAAAFGMMAGIHSATRTGVGCDVDVSLRDTALSMLNYYAVWYLNLGRVPERMADSAHAVLTPAQTFRTRDGHIVIFCAKEKFWELLCAALDKKDWASDPRFHDFAARSKNKTDLLALLHPVIMARTTAEWLTLLEGKVPCAPVRTLAEALDDPAVVEQEMIVEVDHPHFGKVREVGSPVKFSGDQPQHHAAPALGADTDSILQSYLSYSASEIAALRSRGVI encoded by the coding sequence ATGACCAGACCACTTGAAGGCGTACGCATCCTGGCCGTATCGCAGTTCGGCGCCGGCCCCTACGGCACACTGATGCTGGCCGACCTGGGCGCGGAGATCATCAAGATTGAAGACCCCGGCACCAACGGCGACGTCTCGCGCGGCGTGCCGCCCTCGACCATTGAGAATGACAGCCTCTATTTCCAGTGCTTCAACCGCAACAAGCGCAGCCTGCAACTGGACTTGGGGACTCCCGAAGGAATGGAGATTTTCCACCGCCTGGTGAGCATCTCGCACGGCGTCTTCAACAACCTGCGCGGCGACGTGCCCGCCAAACTCGGCATCACCTTTGATTCCCTGAAGATGCATAACCCGGCCATCGTCTGCTGCTCGCTCAGCGCCTACGGGCGCACCGGAGCGGCGGCGCGCATGCCGGGCTACGATCCACTAATGCAGGCCAGCGAAGGTTACATGAGCCTCACCGGCGGGCCTGACGATGGGCCTATCAAGTGTGGCGTATCGGTAATCGATTTCGCCGCGGGCCTGGCCGCCGCCTTCGGCATGATGGCCGGCATTCATTCCGCCACGCGCACCGGCGTGGGCTGCGACGTGGACGTCAGCCTGCGCGACACGGCGCTCTCCATGCTGAACTATTACGCCGTCTGGTATCTCAATCTCGGCCGCGTCCCGGAGCGTATGGCCGACTCCGCCCACGCCGTGCTCACGCCCGCGCAGACCTTCCGCACCCGCGACGGCCACATCGTTATTTTCTGCGCCAAAGAAAAATTCTGGGAACTGCTTTGCGCCGCGCTCGACAAGAAAGACTGGGCCAGCGATCCGCGTTTCCACGATTTCGCGGCGCGCTCAAAAAATAAAACCGACTTGCTGGCCTTGCTGCATCCGGTCATCATGGCGCGCACCACTGCTGAATGGCTGACTCTGCTGGAGGGCAAAGTCCCCTGCGCGCCCGTGCGCACTCTGGCGGAGGCTCTGGACGATCCGGCGGTGGTCGAGCAAGAGATGATCGTGGAAGTCGACCACCCTCATTTCGGCAAAGTGCGCGAAGTCGGCAGCCCAGTTAAATTTTCTGGAGACCAGCCGCAGCATCACGCCGCCCCGGCGCTAGGGGCGGACACGGACAGCATTTTGCAATCGTACTTGAGTTACTCCGCAAGTGAGATCGCGGCGTTGCGTTCGCGGGGAGTCATTTGA